In one Grus americana isolate bGruAme1 chromosome 1, bGruAme1.mat, whole genome shotgun sequence genomic region, the following are encoded:
- the PRRG1 gene encoding transmembrane gamma-carboxyglutamic acid protein 1 isoform X1: MDSVFLTEDQANSVLKRYPRANTFLEELKQGDIEHECREEICSYEEAREAFENEEKTKEFWKVYKNGLQGESNTGHTWYSFYLAFPLIIGLFVILIVIFVIWRCLFKKKMRRQSVYAHRGTHEAMGDGAVADGRGPLPPPLSIVHSPQEEMYEVSGFSPGALSYTDGQSDSISTRLSNCDPPPSYEEATGEISMRRNETEQHLDPPPQYEDIVNSSSAGAIALSPIVTSTK; this comes from the exons tgttCTTAACAGAGGACCAAGCCAATTCTGTGTTAAAAAGATACCCAAGAGCCAACACATTTCTGGAAGAGTTGAAGCAAGGTGACATAGAACATGAATGCAGAGAAGAAATCTGTAGCTATGAAGAAGCAAGAGAAGCATTTGAAAACGAGGAAAAAACG AAGGAGTTCTGGAAAGTCTACAAAAATGGACTTCAGGGAGAAAGTAACACAGGACATACCTGGTATTCATTTTACCTTGCATTTCCATTAATCATTGGCCTTTTTGTTATCCTCATTGTCATTTTTGTCATATGGAGATgcctgtttaaaaagaaaatgcgtAGACAGTCAGTGTACGCGCATAGGGGAACCCACGAAGCGATGGGTGATGGCGCTGTGGCTGATGGCAGAGGTCCTCTTCCGCCGCCTCTCAGCATTGTTCATTCCCCACAGGAGGAAATGTATGAAGTCAGTGGGTTCTCTCCAGGAGCTCTGAGCTATACGGATGGACAGTCAGACTCAATATCCACAAGGCTCTCAAACTGTGATCCTCCTCCTTCATACGAGGAAGCCACTGGTGAAATCAGTatgagaagaaatgaaacagaacaaCATTTAGATCCACCCCCGCAATACGAAGACATTGTGAATTCCAGTTCAGCCGGTGCAATTGCACTATCTCCTATTGTCACCAGTACGAAGTAA